The DNA window GACGGGGCCGACTCGGCCGAGGGTGACGACGACGGCCGGAAGCTGGGGAGCGGGACGCGCGCCGACCGGCTGGAGCGTCACCGGACCGGCGGGGTTCGGAACTCGCTGTGGTCGTGGCCCGACGCCAAGTCGCCGCTCGTCGTCGTGCGCAACTACCTCGTGATCGTCCTCGCGCGGGTCTGTCCGAGCCTTCGGCTCAAGAACCGGCTGCTCTCGTGGATCGGCGTGACGGTCGGGGCGGGCGTCTCCTGGGGACTCGAGTCGACGCCCGACGTGTTCTGGCCCGAGCGGATCACCGTCGGCAACGACGCGATCGTCGGCTACGACGCCACGCTGTTGTGTCACGAGTTCCTCCGGGACGAGTACCGTCTCGGAGACGTGGTGATCGGAGACGGCGCGATGATCGGCGCGGGCGCGATCGTCCTTCCGGGCGTCACGGTCGGGGAGGGCGCGCGCGTCGCCGCCAACTCGCTCGTGGCCGAGGACGTCCCGCCGCGGACGACGGTGGCGGGCGTGCCCGCCGAAGTCGTTTCCAGCGCGGGCGGCGAGGACGACGCGAACGCGAAACCGGGCGGGTCGACGGCCTCCTAGGCGTCCCCGCTCCCGACGCCGTCCGCGTCGTCGGCCCCGCCGTCGGCCGGTTCGTTTCCGTCCGTTTTCTCCCCCGTCTCTCCGGCCCCGTCCTCCGCCTCGACGATGTGCGCCTCGGTGCTCACCGCGTCGAGATCGACGCCAACCTCCTCCGCGACGGCGTCCAGGACCGCCCGCTGTTCGGCCATCTCGTTTTCGAGCGCCTGGACGCGCTCCGAGGTGTCGAGCACCGTCGTCTGCGTCTCTTCGACCTCCGTCCGGAGTTCGTTGATCTTCTGG is part of the Halorubrum aethiopicum genome and encodes:
- a CDS encoding acyltransferase, with product MGSGTRADRLERHRTGGVRNSLWSWPDAKSPLVVVRNYLVIVLARVCPSLRLKNRLLSWIGVTVGAGVSWGLESTPDVFWPERITVGNDAIVGYDATLLCHEFLRDEYRLGDVVIGDGAMIGAGAIVLPGVTVGEGARVAANSLVAEDVPPRTTVAGVPAEVVSSAGGEDDANAKPGGSTAS
- a CDS encoding DUF5798 family protein, whose amino-acid sequence is MGFGDTAKKIQTLADRAERTYQKINELRTEVEETQTTVLDTSERVQALENEMAEQRAVLDAVAEEVGVDLDAVSTEAHIVEAEDGAGETGEKTDGNEPADGGADDADGVGSGDA